Proteins from a genomic interval of Kribbella aluminosa:
- a CDS encoding MarR family winged helix-turn-helix transcriptional regulator: MKVVEEFRYLVLAIQREGNRLLAAELRPLGITPSQAEVLRVLRDHGPMTLNALGGLLVCETGNSPSRLVDRLVTQGLVKRGIDQVDRRYLTLSLTPQGRALHRRIVTAENRLHRTMHDRLAGQALDETISTLRSLADAFPTGAALARRRGPELAHQEI, encoded by the coding sequence ATGAAGGTTGTCGAGGAGTTTCGCTATCTCGTGCTGGCGATCCAGCGCGAGGGCAATCGGCTGCTCGCCGCCGAGTTGCGCCCGCTGGGCATCACGCCTTCCCAGGCAGAGGTTCTGCGGGTCCTCCGCGACCACGGTCCGATGACGCTGAACGCGCTCGGCGGGCTGCTGGTCTGCGAGACCGGAAACAGCCCGAGCCGGCTCGTCGATCGTTTGGTCACCCAAGGACTGGTGAAACGCGGCATCGACCAGGTCGACCGGCGCTACCTCACGCTCAGCCTGACACCGCAAGGCCGGGCACTGCACCGCCGCATCGTCACCGCGGAGAACCGGTTGCATCGCACCATGCACGACCGTCTCGCCGGCCAGGCGCTCGACGAGACCATCAGCACGCTCCGCTCGCTCGCCGACGCTTTCCCGACCGGGGCCGCCCTGGCCCGCCGCCGGGGTCCCGAACTCGCCCATCAGGAGATCTAG
- a CDS encoding long-chain fatty acid--CoA ligase, which translates to MKGLMQNYQLSLDTIFRRAEQFYPDKTVYTGGPAPTKLTYGEWADRTRRLGGVLDTLGITSDGRVGTFAWNSGRHLELYFAAPCTGRVLHTLNIRLFPDQVVYIANHAEDEVVFVDRSLLGLFLPLLERLPQLRHVVVMDDLPPGAPAAAEIPDDPRFHDYEELLAAASPVEFHVEDENQAAAMCYTSGTTGNPKGVVYSHRSTWLHSIGVLTNVGIGLAETDTVMPVVPMFHANAWGLAHAAPMAGASLVFPGPDMSPQGILKLLVEQEVTLSAGVPTIWQGLLPLLDGVELPKLRRIPCGGSAVPEALSEAFRKKLGRPILQAWGMTETSPVATASHVPARNKDLPEEEQAHLRARAGLPLPGVEVRIVEPGSITPLPWDDEATGELQVRGPWIAAEYYRPDDGAQLNTEDGWMKTGDVAAIDGFGSVRIVDRTKDLVKSGGEWISSVELENLLMAHPAVKEAAVIGVPHPRWDERPLACVVLQEGSTVTGEEILDYLRPQVAKWWLPDAVEFIDEVPKTSVGKFSKKDLRTRFANYHLQ; encoded by the coding sequence ATGAAGGGTCTGATGCAGAACTACCAGCTGTCGCTGGACACGATCTTCCGCCGGGCCGAGCAGTTCTACCCGGACAAGACCGTCTATACGGGCGGTCCGGCGCCGACCAAGCTGACGTACGGCGAATGGGCCGACCGGACCAGACGCCTGGGCGGGGTGCTGGACACGCTCGGGATCACCTCCGACGGCCGCGTCGGGACGTTCGCGTGGAACTCGGGTCGCCATCTCGAGCTGTACTTCGCCGCGCCCTGCACCGGCCGGGTCCTACACACGCTGAACATCAGACTCTTCCCGGACCAGGTCGTGTACATCGCGAATCATGCCGAGGACGAGGTCGTCTTCGTCGATCGCTCGTTGCTGGGGCTGTTCCTGCCGCTGCTCGAGCGGCTCCCGCAGCTGAGACATGTGGTCGTGATGGACGACCTGCCCCCGGGTGCTCCAGCGGCGGCGGAGATCCCGGACGATCCGCGGTTCCACGACTACGAGGAGCTGCTGGCGGCTGCGTCACCGGTGGAGTTCCACGTCGAGGACGAGAACCAGGCCGCCGCGATGTGTTACACGAGCGGTACGACGGGCAACCCGAAGGGCGTCGTCTACTCCCATCGGTCGACCTGGCTGCACTCGATCGGTGTGCTGACCAACGTCGGGATCGGGCTGGCCGAGACGGACACGGTGATGCCGGTGGTGCCGATGTTCCACGCCAATGCATGGGGGCTGGCACACGCGGCGCCGATGGCCGGTGCGTCGCTGGTGTTCCCGGGGCCGGACATGAGCCCGCAGGGGATCCTCAAGCTGCTGGTGGAGCAGGAGGTGACGCTGTCGGCCGGCGTACCGACGATCTGGCAGGGGTTGCTGCCGCTGCTCGACGGGGTCGAGTTGCCGAAGCTGCGGCGGATCCCGTGCGGCGGTTCCGCCGTACCGGAGGCGCTCTCGGAAGCGTTCCGGAAGAAGCTCGGCCGGCCGATCCTGCAGGCGTGGGGGATGACCGAGACGAGCCCGGTCGCGACCGCGTCCCACGTACCGGCGCGGAACAAGGACCTTCCCGAGGAAGAGCAGGCGCATCTCCGCGCCCGGGCTGGGCTGCCGCTGCCAGGCGTAGAGGTGCGGATCGTCGAGCCGGGGTCGATCACGCCGCTGCCGTGGGACGACGAGGCCACCGGCGAGCTGCAGGTGCGCGGTCCGTGGATCGCCGCGGAGTACTACCGGCCCGACGACGGTGCACAGCTGAACACCGAGGACGGCTGGATGAAGACCGGCGACGTCGCGGCGATCGACGGGTTCGGCTCGGTGCGGATCGTTGACCGGACCAAGGACCTGGTGAAGTCCGGTGGCGAGTGGATCAGCTCGGTCGAGCTGGAGAACCTGTTGATGGCGCATCCTGCGGTCAAGGAGGCGGCGGTCATCGGTGTGCCGCATCCGAGGTGGGACGAGCGGCCGCTGGCGTGCGTCGTGCTTCAGGAGGGGTCGACCGTGACGGGCGAGGAGATCCTCGACTACCTCCGCCCACAGGTTGCGAAGTGGTGGCTTCCGGACGCGGTCGAGTTCATCGACGAGGTTCCGAAGACCTCGGTCGGCAAGTTCTCGAAGAAGGACCTCCGGACCCGATTCGCCAACTACCACCTGCAGTGA
- a CDS encoding aminoglycoside 6-adenylyltransferase has translation MATGDERQQAVIKRAAEVLLADERVLGVYLIGSYATGAADRFSDVDVHLVVTDDSTDWYTEHWDDVLRELTGPTVLADRLPGMIGGLGITPDWLHVDLIVHPLAGFDRFQYDGVKVLFDRDGTLFPEGDIEPQGGRPTEPYWPAGAVNLFFYFLGNLVTVLGRDERVVANQGIGAVRDQLVALMLAERGVRRTSGAKRLNALLSDEQRAALEAIPAAGTDPADIIAANQYICRDFITRGTALAALTGNPWPAEFVDATLQHLRNHFGIDFA, from the coding sequence ATGGCGACTGGGGACGAGCGGCAGCAGGCGGTGATCAAGCGGGCGGCGGAGGTTCTGCTCGCGGACGAGCGGGTGCTGGGGGTGTACCTGATCGGCAGCTACGCCACCGGGGCCGCCGACCGGTTCAGCGATGTCGACGTACATCTGGTGGTCACGGACGACAGCACCGACTGGTACACGGAGCACTGGGACGACGTACTGCGGGAACTCACCGGGCCGACCGTCCTGGCGGACCGGCTGCCGGGGATGATCGGCGGGCTCGGGATCACCCCGGACTGGTTGCACGTGGACCTGATCGTGCATCCGCTGGCCGGGTTCGACCGGTTCCAGTACGACGGTGTGAAGGTGCTGTTCGACCGGGACGGGACGTTGTTCCCGGAGGGGGACATCGAGCCCCAGGGCGGCCGTCCCACCGAGCCGTACTGGCCGGCCGGTGCCGTGAACCTCTTCTTCTACTTCCTCGGCAATCTCGTGACGGTGCTCGGCCGGGACGAGCGAGTCGTCGCCAACCAGGGCATCGGCGCCGTCCGCGACCAACTCGTGGCGCTGATGCTCGCCGAACGCGGGGTCCGACGTACCAGCGGAGCCAAGCGCCTCAACGCACTCCTGTCCGACGAGCAACGCGCGGCGCTGGAGGCGATCCCGGCCGCCGGCACCGACCCGGCGGACATCATCGCGGCCAACCAGTACATCTGCCGCGACTTCATCACCCGCGGCACCGCGCTGGCCGCACTCACGGGCAACCCCTGGCCGGCCGAGTTCGTCGACGCGACCCTTCAGCACCTCCGCAATCACTTCGGGATCGACTTCGCCTGA
- a CDS encoding alpha/beta fold hydrolase, with protein sequence MSETAAVPGNSATTSWKDATTRTLSTDGVQFAYRELGPDAGVPVVFLTHLAAVLDNWDPRVVDGIAAKHRVITFDNRGVGASSGSTPTTVEAMAHDAVSFIRGLGLDQVDLFGFSLGGMIAQVIAELEPQLVRKLIIAGTGPAGGEGIDKVTRITYLDVTRGLLSRTDPKQYLFFTRTPNGIRAGEEFLGRLQERTRDRDKPISVRAFRAQLKAIHRWGLQSPAALANIHQPVLVANGDKDRMVPTENTVELDRRLPNSQLVIYPDAGHGGVFQYHQDFVEQALAFL encoded by the coding sequence ATGAGCGAGACAGCGGCAGTGCCCGGCAACAGCGCGACAACGTCATGGAAGGACGCGACGACGCGGACCCTCTCGACGGACGGAGTGCAGTTCGCGTACCGCGAGCTCGGTCCGGACGCCGGCGTACCTGTGGTGTTCCTGACCCATCTGGCCGCCGTACTCGACAACTGGGATCCACGCGTGGTGGACGGCATCGCCGCGAAGCACCGGGTCATCACGTTCGACAACCGGGGCGTCGGCGCCTCCAGCGGCTCCACACCGACCACCGTCGAAGCGATGGCTCACGACGCCGTCAGCTTCATCCGCGGCCTCGGACTGGATCAGGTCGACCTGTTCGGGTTCTCGCTCGGCGGCATGATCGCGCAGGTGATCGCGGAGCTGGAACCACAGCTCGTTCGCAAGCTGATCATCGCCGGCACCGGTCCGGCAGGCGGTGAAGGCATCGACAAGGTCACCCGTATCACCTACCTCGATGTCACGCGCGGACTGCTGTCCCGAACCGATCCGAAGCAGTATCTGTTCTTCACCAGGACTCCGAACGGGATCCGCGCCGGCGAGGAGTTCCTCGGCCGGCTCCAGGAGCGCACCCGCGATCGTGACAAGCCGATCAGCGTACGGGCGTTCCGCGCGCAACTGAAGGCCATCCATCGATGGGGCCTGCAGAGCCCGGCAGCGCTCGCGAACATCCACCAGCCCGTGCTCGTCGCGAACGGCGACAAGGACCGGATGGTGCCCACCGAGAATACCGTCGAGCTCGACCGGCGGCTCCCGAACAGTCAGCTCGTCATCTACCCCGACGCCGGGCACGGCGGCGTATTCCAGTACCACCAGGACTTTGTCGAGCAGGCCCTGGCATTCCTCTGA
- a CDS encoding TetR/AcrR family transcriptional regulator, with translation MTKQARSWERQMARYGKEHKQATRQRITEVAGRRFKRDGIDGSGIATLMKDAGLTNGAFYAHFDSKDDLVASMVTEQLRGQREWISSTATDRAGVERIVREYLSTVHRDNPEEGCPSAALLDEISRCPGATKQAFTDGALALIDDIAAVLAPHDPRSARVRTLSAYALMVGTMQLSRALADRALADEVLEQGIQNVLAILDVTPESRPTS, from the coding sequence TTGACGAAACAAGCCCGGAGCTGGGAGCGGCAGATGGCGCGGTACGGCAAGGAACACAAGCAGGCGACGCGGCAGCGGATCACCGAGGTGGCCGGCCGTCGGTTCAAACGGGACGGGATCGACGGTTCCGGTATCGCGACGCTGATGAAGGACGCGGGACTCACCAACGGCGCCTTCTATGCACACTTCGATTCGAAGGACGACCTGGTCGCTTCGATGGTCACCGAGCAACTCCGCGGACAGCGCGAGTGGATCAGCTCGACGGCAACCGATCGGGCGGGTGTTGAGCGGATCGTGCGGGAGTACCTCTCGACCGTTCACCGCGACAACCCCGAAGAAGGCTGCCCCTCGGCGGCGCTTCTCGACGAGATCAGCCGCTGCCCGGGCGCGACGAAGCAGGCCTTCACCGACGGAGCGCTGGCACTCATCGACGACATTGCCGCCGTACTGGCCCCACACGATCCCAGGTCTGCGCGAGTGCGGACGCTCAGCGCGTACGCCCTGATGGTCGGAACGATGCAACTCTCACGCGCCCTGGCCGACCGTGCCCTCGCCGACGAGGTCCTCGAGCAGGGCATCCAGAACGTCCTTGCCATCCTCGACGTCACACCCGAAAGCCGGCCAACCTCATGA
- a CDS encoding NADP-dependent oxidoreductase gives MKAFVIDRYKSKDGLRLADVAVPELAEHDVLVKIMAAGVNPIDAKIRDGEFKLILPYRMPFVLGNDLAGVVTDVGSAVRRFTPGDEVYARPDKDRIGTFAEFIAVHERDLAHKPRTLSMAEAASLPMVALTAWQALVERANVTPGQKVLVHAGSGGVGTAAIQLAKHLGATVATTTSTANLDLVKGLGADVVVDYKNEDFATVLSDYDVVLDPLGGANLEKSLRVLRPGGTAIGIAGPPDPEFADEIGASWFLKLAMTVLSRRVKRKARRGGVSYSFLFMRAGGDQLGQIAALVDDGVIRPVVDRVFPFESTREALAYVETGRAKGKVVVQMS, from the coding sequence ATGAAGGCATTCGTCATCGACCGCTACAAGAGCAAGGACGGGCTCCGCCTCGCCGACGTCGCGGTGCCGGAGTTGGCCGAGCACGACGTACTCGTCAAGATCATGGCGGCCGGGGTGAATCCGATCGACGCCAAGATCAGGGACGGCGAGTTCAAGCTCATCCTGCCGTACCGCATGCCGTTCGTACTCGGAAACGATCTGGCCGGCGTGGTGACCGACGTCGGTTCTGCGGTACGGCGGTTCACGCCGGGCGACGAGGTCTACGCGAGACCGGACAAGGACCGCATCGGCACCTTTGCGGAGTTCATCGCCGTTCACGAACGCGACCTGGCGCACAAACCGCGAACGCTGTCGATGGCCGAGGCGGCCTCGCTACCGATGGTCGCGCTGACCGCGTGGCAGGCCCTGGTCGAGCGGGCGAACGTGACCCCGGGGCAGAAGGTTCTCGTCCACGCGGGTTCCGGTGGCGTCGGAACAGCTGCGATCCAGTTGGCCAAGCATCTCGGTGCCACCGTCGCGACGACGACGAGCACCGCCAACCTCGACTTGGTGAAGGGCCTCGGCGCCGACGTGGTCGTCGACTACAAGAACGAAGACTTCGCAACGGTCTTGAGCGACTACGACGTCGTACTCGACCCCTTGGGCGGTGCGAACCTCGAGAAGTCCCTTCGCGTACTCCGCCCTGGTGGCACAGCGATCGGCATCGCCGGCCCACCCGATCCGGAGTTCGCCGACGAGATCGGGGCGTCATGGTTCCTGAAACTCGCGATGACGGTGCTGAGCCGCCGGGTCAAGAGGAAGGCGCGCCGTGGCGGCGTGAGCTATTCGTTCCTCTTCATGCGAGCCGGCGGGGACCAACTGGGTCAGATCGCAGCGCTCGTCGACGACGGAGTCATCCGGCCGGTTGTGGACCGCGTCTTCCCGTTCGAGTCGACCAGAGAGGCGCTGGCGTACGTCGAGACCGGCCGCGCCAAGGGCAAGGTCGTCGTACAGATGAGCTGA
- a CDS encoding DNA polymerase III subunit gamma and tau: MEAPLALYRRYRPETFAEVIGQDHVTAPLRNALSNNRVNHAYLFSGPRGCGKTTSARILARAINCEKGPIAEPCGVCKSCTDLARGGPGSIDVIEIDAASHGGVDDARDLRERAFFAPVESRYKIYIIDEAHMVTTQGFNALLKLVEEPPPHLKFIFATTEPDKVIGTIRSRTHHYPFRLVPPKALADYMATLCEAEGVAIEPAALPLVVRAGAGSVRDSLSVLDQLIGGAGPGGVTYELAVALLGFTPDSLLDACVDGFAAHDSAAVFETVEKVIETGQDPKRFAEDLLRRLRDLVVLSAVPTAVTSGLIEAAEDQGERLQTQAAGIGPAELTRAADIVAAGLLEMRGATAPRLQLELICAKVLLPGADDSTNGIQARLDRMERRLAIGVPGGTADIAGAAGTTGYAQPDAPGAGPAADAASSRAAARAAATTGPGGAQGVAAGAVPGTDSGTAQGAEVGGSPGGGAGNGGGAGTGRAAGADGRVADGRVAGGPVGDAAGGVSGAGAGGTAGGAAGVAAGGASAGGSGAAGADTAGGATSPESAAGGPVGGESGGVSGAASGGASRAASGASAGARGPGAGAVGAGAAGVGAAGVGASAVGGSVGGARTGAWGDEAEVASGAQGGVAGGRAAGGGSSAGPMAGSGPAAGSGSATGDAPAASSVPAPGSGPASGGAPVSGGATASVSAAASGGVPAAGGTASAGVGSVGLGDIRRLWPEVLEAVKAKRRFAWIMLSQNAQVIAIDEQTLTLGLVNAGARESFARSGSDEILRQAMIDTIGVNRRVEAVVDPSTDPGAGGGGGGGSTGRPGPQAGGSGGAALGGPAGGGSGDASGAGAGRAAEGGAGAGGPGAGGPGAGGPGVGGSGVGGPGAGGSGVGEPGAGGFGAGGPGAGKAGAGGSGAGGANAGPGAGGAAAGGPGASGVGASGRGAGGPGAGASGVGGAAIGGAGVDAPAGGAGAGEVGAGGAGVGGPGAGSFGSGGPDVGGLAGGAGAGGAGAGGQAGVGGVGAGGQAGGFGVGGAEGHLGGRGDGSGVGGSAGVGGSSGAGGSGASVDGGGLSGEWDGGAVALREPPDSEYDVPPEEPWESGPVGRAGQREQAGRQGGQPAGRQGGQPAVVDRREQAASKRRAAEAAVAAEQAREAAAAAAAVPDVRLTPEEEADAIGEDDVVLEEDSRSHTDLLRDALGAQIITEEPN; this comes from the coding sequence GTGGAAGCGCCTCTTGCCTTGTATCGCCGGTACCGGCCGGAAACGTTCGCGGAGGTGATCGGGCAGGACCATGTCACCGCGCCGCTGCGGAACGCGTTGAGCAACAACCGGGTGAATCACGCCTACCTGTTCTCCGGACCTCGTGGCTGTGGGAAAACCACCAGCGCGCGGATCCTGGCCCGCGCGATCAACTGCGAGAAGGGTCCCATCGCCGAGCCGTGCGGGGTTTGCAAGTCCTGCACCGACCTCGCGCGCGGTGGGCCCGGCAGCATCGACGTGATCGAGATCGACGCGGCGTCGCACGGCGGCGTGGACGACGCGCGCGACCTGCGTGAGCGGGCGTTCTTCGCGCCGGTCGAGAGCCGCTACAAGATCTACATCATCGACGAGGCGCACATGGTGACCACGCAGGGCTTCAACGCCCTGCTGAAGCTGGTCGAGGAGCCGCCGCCGCACCTCAAGTTCATCTTCGCGACCACCGAGCCCGACAAGGTGATCGGGACGATCCGGTCGCGTACGCACCACTACCCGTTCCGGCTGGTGCCGCCGAAGGCCCTTGCGGACTATATGGCGACGCTGTGCGAGGCGGAGGGCGTGGCGATCGAGCCGGCCGCGCTGCCGCTCGTCGTACGGGCCGGTGCCGGATCGGTTCGGGACTCGCTGAGCGTTCTCGACCAGTTGATCGGTGGGGCCGGGCCGGGGGGTGTGACGTACGAGCTGGCAGTCGCGCTACTCGGGTTCACGCCTGACTCGCTGCTCGACGCGTGCGTGGACGGGTTCGCCGCGCATGACAGCGCGGCGGTGTTCGAGACAGTCGAGAAGGTGATCGAGACCGGGCAGGACCCGAAGCGGTTCGCCGAGGACCTGCTGCGCCGGCTGCGGGATCTGGTTGTGTTGTCCGCGGTGCCGACGGCTGTGACGTCGGGTTTGATCGAAGCTGCTGAGGACCAAGGAGAGCGGCTGCAGACGCAGGCCGCCGGGATCGGCCCGGCGGAGCTGACCCGCGCGGCGGACATCGTCGCCGCCGGTTTGCTGGAGATGCGCGGGGCGACTGCGCCGCGCCTCCAGTTGGAGCTGATCTGCGCCAAGGTGCTGCTGCCCGGTGCGGACGACTCGACCAACGGCATCCAGGCACGGCTGGACCGCATGGAACGCCGCCTGGCCATCGGAGTCCCCGGCGGTACTGCGGACATCGCAGGAGCCGCTGGTACGACGGGGTACGCCCAGCCGGACGCACCCGGCGCGGGACCCGCCGCAGACGCTGCGTCGAGCCGAGCCGCCGCAAGAGCAGCCGCAACCACCGGTCCCGGTGGCGCTCAGGGAGTTGCAGCTGGCGCCGTTCCTGGCACTGATTCCGGAACGGCTCAGGGGGCTGAGGTCGGTGGCTCGCCTGGGGGTGGCGCGGGGAATGGTGGCGGGGCTGGGACAGGTCGCGCGGCCGGAGCTGACGGACGTGTGGCTGACGGACGTGTGGCTGGCGGGCCGGTTGGCGATGCGGCCGGTGGTGTGTCTGGTGCTGGGGCCGGCGGCACAGCTGGTGGCGCGGCTGGTGTCGCAGCTGGTGGTGCATCGGCGGGTGGGTCTGGTGCGGCAGGTGCCGACACCGCCGGCGGGGCTACCAGTCCCGAGTCAGCTGCTGGCGGGCCGGTCGGCGGGGAGTCGGGCGGCGTGTCCGGTGCCGCGTCTGGTGGCGCGTCCAGGGCCGCGTCCGGTGCCTCGGCTGGTGCGCGCGGTCCTGGTGCGGGGGCTGTTGGTGCGGGAGCTGCTGGTGTGGGAGCTGCTGGTGTGGGAGCTTCTGCGGTGGGTGGTTCGGTTGGTGGTGCGCGTACTGGTGCCTGGGGTGATGAGGCGGAGGTGGCGTCGGGCGCGCAAGGTGGAGTGGCTGGTGGGCGGGCCGCTGGTGGTGGGAGTTCGGCTGGGCCGATGGCCGGGAGTGGGCCTGCGGCGGGCAGTGGTTCGGCGACCGGGGACGCGCCTGCAGCCAGCAGCGTGCCTGCACCCGGCAGCGGTCCGGCGTCCGGTGGTGCACCTGTATCCGGCGGTGCAACTGCGTCCGTCAGTGCTGCTGCGTCCGGTGGTGTTCCTGCAGCGGGTGGTACGGCGTCGGCGGGGGTTGGAAGTGTTGGGCTGGGGGACATTCGGCGGTTGTGGCCTGAGGTGTTGGAGGCTGTTAAGGCCAAGCGGCGGTTCGCCTGGATCATGTTGAGTCAGAACGCTCAGGTGATTGCGATCGACGAGCAGACGTTGACTCTTGGGCTGGTGAATGCAGGGGCGCGGGAGAGTTTCGCGCGGTCCGGGAGTGACGAGATTCTGCGGCAGGCGATGATCGACACGATCGGGGTGAACCGTCGGGTCGAGGCGGTCGTGGATCCGTCGACCGATCCGGGCGCCGGGGGCGGCGGGGGCGGCGGCTCGACCGGTCGTCCTGGACCGCAGGCGGGTGGGTCTGGCGGTGCGGCCTTGGGTGGTCCGGCCGGCGGCGGTTCAGGAGATGCTTCAGGCGCAGGCGCAGGCAGAGCGGCCGAGGGTGGTGCGGGCGCAGGTGGTCCAGGTGCGGGCGGGCCGGGAGCAGGCGGACCAGGGGTTGGCGGCTCGGGTGTAGGTGGGCCTGGCGCAGGTGGGTCAGGTGTTGGCGAGCCGGGTGCTGGTGGGTTCGGCGCGGGCGGGCCGGGTGCTGGTAAGGCGGGCGCGGGTGGTTCGGGTGCTGGTGGGGCGAATGCGGGGCCGGGTGCTGGTGGGGCGGCCGCGGGTGGTCCGGGGGCGAGCGGGGTAGGCGCGAGCGGGCGAGGGGCGGGTGGGCCAGGAGCCGGCGCGTCGGGTGTTGGCGGGGCCGCCATTGGTGGGGCAGGTGTTGATGCGCCGGCTGGTGGGGCTGGCGCGGGAGAAGTGGGCGCAGGTGGGGCGGGTGTTGGTGGGCCGGGCGCGGGCTCGTTTGGTTCGGGTGGGCCCGATGTTGGTGGGCTGGCTGGTGGCGCTGGTGCGGGAGGAGCGGGCGCAGGTGGGCAGGCTGGAGTGGGTGGGGTAGGTGCGGGTGGGCAGGCTGGTGGGTTTGGGGTTGGTGGTGCGGAGGGGCACTTAGGTGGGCGTGGTGACGGCTCTGGGGTTGGGGGGTCGGCTGGTGTCGGGGGTTCCAGCGGGGCTGGTGGCTCGGGGGCAAGTGTGGATGGTGGGGGGCTGTCGGGGGAGTGGGACGGTGGGGCGGTTGCTTTGCGGGAGCCGCCGGATTCTGAGTACGACGTACCGCCGGAGGAGCCTTGGGAGAGCGGTCCGGTGGGGCGGGCCGGGCAGCGGGAGCAGGCGGGGCGGCAGGGTGGTCAGCCGGCGGGACGGCAGGGTGGTCAGCCGGCCGTAGTGGATCGGCGGGAGCAGGCTGCGAGTAAGCGGCGGGCTGCGGAGGCGGCGGTGGCTGCTGAGCAGGCGCGGGAGGCGGCGGCTGCGGCTGCGGCGGTTCCGGATGTGCGGTTGACGCCGGAGGAAGAGGCGGACGCGATCGGGGAGGACGACGTGGTGCTCGAGGAGGACTCGCGGTCGCACACCGATCTGTTGCGGGACGCGCTTGGCGCCCAGATCATCACCGAAGAGCCGAACTGA
- a CDS encoding YbaB/EbfC family nucleoid-associated protein has product MFDGGGAGGFDMSNLLAQAQAMQNQLMEAQADLEGQEIEGSAGGGLVTALVSGTGELLSLDIKKEAVDPDDIETLADLIVAAVRDASENAKQAAAAAMGPLAGGLGGAFGGDAGGFPGFGDGTPSAPAGFGLPSATPPAVGAGDDEPGDAAHGSRTGADNLGQTGADNLGQAGADEPGQVGSDGHGVGFVNPGSAAGESGQNPG; this is encoded by the coding sequence GTGTTCGACGGTGGCGGTGCTGGCGGCTTCGACATGTCCAACCTGCTCGCGCAGGCGCAGGCGATGCAGAACCAGTTGATGGAGGCACAGGCCGACCTTGAGGGCCAGGAGATCGAGGGCTCGGCCGGTGGCGGTCTGGTGACTGCCCTGGTGTCCGGTACGGGTGAGCTGCTCAGCCTGGACATCAAGAAGGAGGCCGTCGACCCGGACGACATCGAGACGCTGGCCGACCTGATCGTCGCCGCGGTCCGGGACGCCTCGGAGAACGCGAAGCAGGCCGCGGCCGCCGCGATGGGACCGCTGGCCGGTGGGCTGGGCGGGGCGTTCGGTGGTGACGCGGGTGGCTTCCCGGGGTTCGGTGACGGTACGCCGTCGGCGCCTGCCGGTTTCGGGCTGCCCAGCGCGACTCCGCCCGCGGTCGGGGCGGGCGACGACGAGCCCGGCGATGCGGCCCACGGCAGCCGAACGGGCGCGGACAACCTCGGCCAAACGGGCGCGGACAACCTCGGTCAGGCAGGTGCGGACGAGCCCGGCCAGGTGGGCTCGGACGGGCATGGGGTCGGGTTTGTGAACCCGGGGAGCGCGGCCGGCGAGTCCGGTCAGAACCCGGGCTGA
- the recR gene encoding recombination mediator RecR: MYEGAVQDLIDELGRLPGVGPKSAQRIAFHLLAADETDVRRLAHVLVQVKEKVKFCEICGNVAEEVQCRICRDPRRDLSLICVVEEAKDVVAIERTREFRGRYHVLGGAISPIEGIGPDELRIKELLQRLAGGEVIEVILATDPNLEGEATATYLSRLLRPMGLRVTRLASGLPVGGDLEYADEVTLGRAFEGRRSIDD; this comes from the coding sequence GTGTACGAGGGTGCCGTTCAGGATCTCATCGACGAGCTGGGGCGGTTGCCCGGTGTGGGTCCGAAGTCCGCGCAGCGGATCGCGTTCCACCTGCTCGCCGCCGACGAGACCGACGTACGGCGGCTCGCGCACGTGCTCGTGCAGGTGAAGGAGAAGGTCAAGTTCTGCGAGATCTGCGGCAACGTCGCGGAGGAGGTGCAGTGCCGGATCTGCCGGGACCCGCGCCGCGACCTGAGCCTGATCTGCGTGGTCGAGGAGGCCAAGGACGTGGTGGCGATCGAGCGCACCCGCGAGTTCCGTGGCCGGTACCACGTGCTCGGCGGCGCGATCTCGCCGATCGAGGGCATCGGGCCGGACGAGCTGCGGATCAAAGAACTGCTCCAGCGACTGGCCGGCGGTGAGGTGATCGAGGTCATCCTGGCCACCGACCCGAACCTCGAGGGTGAGGCGACGGCGACGTACCTGAGCCGTCTGCTGCGGCCCATGGGCTTGCGCGTCACCCGATTGGCTAGTGGACTTCCAGTAGGCGGTGACCTCGAGTACGCGGACGAGGTCACACTTGGACGGGCGTTTGAAGGGCGACGATCGATCGATGACTGA